In the genome of Meles meles chromosome 2, mMelMel3.1 paternal haplotype, whole genome shotgun sequence, one region contains:
- the LOC123937505 gene encoding LOW QUALITY PROTEIN: ceroid-lipofuscinosis neuronal protein 5-like (The sequence of the model RefSeq protein was modified relative to this genomic sequence to represent the inferred CDS: inserted 1 base in 1 codon; substituted 1 base at 1 genomic stop codon) produces the protein MAQAGKADPGVAGQRAAGATPGCALWRWALALLWLVTAAAGPSRRQWPVPYKRFSFRPEPDPYCQAKYTFCPTVSPIPVMKGDDIIEVFRLQAPVWEFKYGNLLGHLKIMHDAIGFRSTLTGKNFTMEWYELFQLGNXTFPHLRPEMNAPFWCNQGAACFFEXIDDIHWKENGTLVLEATISGNTFNEMAKWVKRDNETGIYYETWTVQASPERGAETWFESYDCSKFVLRTYKKLAELGAEFKKIETNYTRIFLYSGEPAYLGNETSVFGPTGNKTLALAIKKFYYPFKPHSSTKEFLFSILQIFDAVIVHREFYLFYNFEYWLLPMKFPFIKITYEEIPLPNRNKTHSGL, from the exons ATGGCGCAGGCGGGGAAGGCCGACCCGGGGGTCGCGGGGCAGCGGGCCGCGGGCGCGACGCCGGGGTGCGCGCTTTGGCGCTGGGCCCTGGCGCTGCTGTGGCTGGTGACAGCCGCGGCCGGCCCCTCCCGGCGCCAGTGGCCCGTGCCCTACAAACGCTTTTCCTTCCGTCCAGAACCAGATCCTTATTGTCAAGCTAAATACACGTTCTGTCCAACTGTCTCACCTATCCCAGTTATGAAAGGCGATGATATCATTGAAGTCTTTCGGTTACAAGCCCCAGTATGGGAATTTAAATACGGGAACCTCCTGGGACACTTGAAAATTATGCATGATGCCATTGGATTCAGAAGCACTTTAACTGGCAAGAACTTCACAATGGAGTGGTATGAACTTTTCCAACTTGGAAACTGAACATTTCCCCATCTCCGACCTGAAATGAATGCCCCTTTCTGGTGTAATCAAGGAGCTGCCTGCTTTTTTG GAATTGATGATATTCACTGGAAGGAAAATGGGACATTAGTTCTAGAAGCAACCATATCAGGAAACACATTTAACGAAATGGCGAAGTGGGTAAAGCGAGACAATGAAACAGGGATTTATTATGAGACATGGACTGTGCAAGCCAGCCCAGAAAGAGGGGCAGAGACATGGTTTGAATCCTACGACTGTTCTAAATTTGTGTTAAGGACATATAAGAAGTTGGCTGAACTTGGAGCAGAATTCAAGAAGATAGAAACCAACTATACAAGAATATTCCTTTACAGTGGTGAACCTGCCTATCTGGGAAATGAAACATCTGTTTTTGGGCCAACAGGAAATAAGACTCTTGCTTTAgccataaaaaaattttattacccCTTCAAACCACATTCATCAACTAAGGAATTTCTGTTCAGCATCTTGCAAATTTTTGATGCAGTGATTGTACACAGAGAGttctatttgttttataattttgaatattgGCTTTTACCTATGAAATTCccttttattaaaataacttatGAAGAAATCCCTTTACCtaacagaaacaaaacacactctggtttataa